In the Flavobacterium sp. 90 genome, GTTAATTTATTTTTAGAAAGAAAATCAATATGTTTTCTTAGGAATACTGCTATTTGATGTTTTTGTTTCAGAAATAAAAAACTTTATCCATTTCTATTTCACAAAACAAATACAATTTTTAAATATAAAATATGATTAAAATCATACTTCAACAGATTGAGAATTAAAGGAAATCCAAGCGATTTTGGGAGAATCAAAGTCTCTTAAAATTTCAATTTCTGAGTTTCTTTCTCTGCAAATTCTTTAATACGTTTTTCAACTTCATAGAAAATACCGATTGCTTTTTCTCCGGCTTCCGTCAGTTTTGCGCCACCGCCGCCTTTTCCGCCAAGTAATTTTTCTACCAAAGGTTTTTCTGCGCGCTGATTCATTTCTTCAACTAATTGCCAGGCTTGTCTGTAAGCCATTTTCATTTCTTTTGCAGCGTTGGTAATAGATCCTGTTTTTTGAATATTTTCCAGAAGCCATATTTTTCCAATTCCTAAAAACGGACCTTCAGCTTCTTCAATCCAAAGACGGACTTCAATAGAGTATTTTTTAGTATTCTCCATGCTTAATTCTAAATAGTTATTGCTAAGATACTTAGTTGTTATTTGTAAAGCTATTCTTTCTTAGGTTTATTTGTAATTAAATAAGGTAAACATTTATCGCTAAGTATTTAAATACAAACATAAGTATTTTTACGTAATTAAAATTAAGTATTTTGTTATTTTATTTGTTTGTCAACGAAATAGCTTTGGTACAATGTGTAATAAATGTAAATTTGCAAACTTAATTCGGTGATAAACCTTTGAACCTTTGTCACTCTGAACCTTTGAACCTTAGAAATGAAATACAATCCAAACGAAATCGAAGAAAAATGGCAAAAATATTGGGCTGAAAACCAAACTTTTGCTGCAAGTAATAATTCTGAAAAACCGAAGCATTATGTGTTAGATATGTTTCCTTATCCGTCAGGTGCGGGACTTCACGTTGGGCATCCGCTGGGTTATATTGCTTCAGATGTATATTCTCGTTTCAAAAGACATCAGGGATTCAATGTTTTGCACCCAATGGGTTATGACAGTTTTGGATTGCCTGCTGAACAATATGCGATACAAACGGGGCAACGTCCTGAAGATACAACACGCGTAAATATTGACGGTGGAGTTGATAAAGAAGGAAAACAAATTGCAGGATATAGAAAACAATTGGATAAAATTGGTTTTTCATTTGATTGGAGCCGTGAAGTACGAACTTCAAATCCTGATTATTATAAACATACACAATGGATTTTTATCCAATTGTTTAATTCGTGGTATTGCAAAAAACAAGGAAAAGCTTTTGAGATTTCAGAGCTTGTAAAAGTTTTTGAAGGAGAAGGAAACGAGTTAGTTGAAGCAGTTTGCGACGATAATGTTGCAATTTTTACTGCGGAAGAATGGAATTCATATTCTGAAGATCAGAAAGAAAAAATCCTTTTGCAATACAGAATGACCTATTTGGCAGAAACAGAAGTGAACTGGTGTCCTGGTTTAGGAACTGTTTTGGCAAATGACGAAATCGTAAACGGAGTTTCTGAGCGTGGTGGATATCCTGTTATTCGTAAAAAAATGACACAATGGAGTATGCGAATTTCTGCTTATGCCGAACGTTTACTTCAAGGTTTAAATGATATTGACTGGAGCGAATCTATTAAAGAATCGCAAAGAAACTGGATTGGGAAATCTGTTGGAGCTTTGGTGAAATTTAATGTGAAAGATCACAATGAAGTTATCGAAGTTTTCACAACTCGTCCTGATACTATTTTTGGCGTAACTTTTATGACTTTGGCGCCGGAGCATCCTTTGGTTTCTAAAATAGTTACTGAAGCGCAAAGAGGAGAAATCGAAGCTTATATCGAAAAAACAGCAAAACGTTCAGAGCGTGAACGTATGGCTGATGTGAAAACAATTTCGGGAGTATTTACCGGAGCTTATGCAGAACATCCTTTTACAAAAGAAGCAATTCCGGTTTGGATTGGAGATTACGTTTTGGCGGGTTACGGAACTGGTGCTGTAATGGCGGTTCCTTGCGGAGACGAGAGAGATTATGCTTTTGCTAATTTCTTTAAAGGTCAAAAAGGAATGCAGGAAATCAAGAATATCTTCGCAAATGTTGATATTTCTGAAGCTGCTTATGGATCAAAAGACAATGTCGAAATCGCTAATTCTGATTTCTTAAACGGATTAAATTATAAAGAAGCAACTCAGGCTGCAATTACAGCTTTAGAGAAAATTGGACAAGGAACAGGAAAAACAAATTACCGTTTGCGTGATGCCGTTTTTTCTCGTCAGCGTTATTGGGGTGAGCCTTTCCCGGTTTATTATGTAAATGGTTTGCCAAAGATGATCGACGCACAACATTTGCCAATTATCTTGCCTGAAGTAGAGAAATATTTACCAACCGAAGATGGTTTGCCTCCGTTAGGAAATGCAACTGTTTGGGCTTGGGATACAAAAAACAATAAAGTTGTCAATACAGATTTAGTAGATCATGCAACGATTTTTCCTCTTGAATTGAACACAATGCCAGGTTGGGCGGGAAGTTCATGGTATTGGATGCGTTATATGGATGCACATAACGAAAATGAATTTGCAAGCAAGGAAGCTTTGGCTTATTGGGAAAGCGTAGATTTATATATTGGAGGAAGCGAGCACGCAACCGGACACTTATTGTATTCTCGTTTTTGGAATAAATTCTTAAAAGACAAAGGTTTTGCTCCAACCGAAGAACCGTTCAAAAAACTGATTAATCAGGGAATGATTTTAGGAACGACAGCTTATGTTTACAGATTGGAAGGAACGAACACTTTTGTTTCTAAAAATAAAATTGAAGGTCAAAATGTACAGCCAATTCGAGTTGATGTTCATTTTGTAAATTCATCAGATGAATTAAATATTGAAAAGTTCAAAGCCTGGAGAGAAGATTTTAATACAGCTGAATTTGTTTTAGATGAAAACGGAAAATACATTGTAGGTCGTGAAGTCGAAAAAATGTCGAAATCATACTATAATGTAGTAACTCCGGATGATATTTGTAATGAATACGGAGCTGATACATTACGTTTGTACGAAATGTTCTTAGGTCCGTTAGAGCAAGCTAAACCTTGGAATACTGCTGGAATTTCTGGAGTATTTGGTTTCTTGAAAAAATTATGGAGATTGTATTTTGACGAAAATAACGGTTTAATCGTAAACAACGACGAACCAACAAAAGACAACTTAAAATCATTACACAAAACAATCAAAAAAGTAGCAGAAGATATTGAGAGTTTTTCTTTCAATACCTCAGTTTCTCAATTTATGATTTGTGTGAATGAATTGTCAACTCAAAATTGTCATTCAAGAGCAATCTTAGAACCTTTAGCAATTTTGGTTTCGCCTTATGCGCCACATATTGCTGAGGAATTATGGTCACAATTAGGAAACACAACTTCAATTTCTGAAGTTCCTTTCCCAGTTTTTGAAGCGAAACATTTGGTTGAAACCAATAAAGAATATCCAGTTTCTTTCAACGGAAAAATGCGTTTCACAATCGAATTGCCTTTGGATTTAACCAAAGAACAAATCGAAGAAATCATCATGAAAGACGAAAGAACACAAAAACAATTAGATGGTAAAACACCAAATAAAGTGATTATTGTTCCTGGAAAAATCATCAATTTGGTTGGTTAACCAAAAATAAATACCAATATTTAAAATTCCAAATTCCAATTTTACGATTGGGATTTGGATTTTTTTTATAATTACCTCATTTTATGTCTTTGCGAGGAACGAAGCAATCTCACTTGCTGCATCAAGTTTTGTGTCTTATTGTAGTGTGGTTGCTTCGTTCCTCGCAATGACAAGATTGCGGAAAAAACTTTGCGACTTGGCACCTTTGCGAGCAAAAAAACTCGCGTCCTTTGCGTAAATCTTCGCGCACTTTGCGGTTAAAAAACCCTCATAAACATTGGGACTTTGAATTTTTCTATTAATTTTTTCATTTTAGTTGTAACATTTTAAATGCTCTCGTATCCAAAAGGCGAATTAAATCATTTAACAACTTAAAACTATCAAAAATGAAAAAGTATATCATCTTAGTTATCGCCTTATTATTTTCAGCATTATGTTTAAATGTATTTGCACAAACAAAACAATATCCGTTTGAGGTTGTTAAAACCGGAAAAGGGAAAAAAGCTATAGTATTCATTCCGGGATTTGCTTCTTCAGGAGATGTGTGGAAAGAAACAAAAGTTAACTTCGAGAAAGATTATGCTTGTTATACACTTACAATGGCAGGTTTTGCCGGAGTAAAACCGCAAGGAAATGCAACATTCAAAAATTGGGAGAACGAGATTGCCAATTATATAAAAGATAATAAAATTGAAAAACCAATCGTAATTGGTCACAGTATGGGCGGCGGATTAGCATTGGCGATTGCAGCAGATTATCCTGATTTGATAAGTGAAATTATTGTGGTAGATGCTTTGCCTTGTTTGGGCGCATTGATGGATCCTTCTTTTAAGTCAAAAGAAAATAATGATTGTTCGCCAATGGTAACTCAGATGACGGCAATGAATGATGCTCAGTTTTATGATATGCAGAAAAAGATGGCGCCAAGACTTTTGGCAGATACCACAAAACTTGAAATGCTTGTTGATTGGAGTGTAAAATCAGACAGAAAAACATTTGCCGAAATGTATTGCGATTTCTCTAATACGGATTTAAGAGATAAAATTGCAACTATAAAATGTCCGTCATTAATTTTATTAGAATCTTATTTTATAAATTTAAAACCTGCAATTGAAACGCAATATAAAAATCTAAAAACCGCAAAATTTGAGTATGCAAATAAAGGATTACACTTTATTATGTACGACGATACAGAATGGTATTTAGAGCAATTAAACAATTTTATAAAATCTTAAGAATGGTATTTGAAGAGATCTATAAAACATATTGGGATAGAATATTCAGGCTTTGTATGGGTTTTGTGAACGATTATGATGTTGCACAGGATTTGGCTCAGGAAACCTTTGTTATTGTTTGGCAAAAGCTGGACACTTTTAGAAATGAATCGAGTATTGGAACCTGGATTTTTAGAATTGCGTCTAATAATTGTTTGCGACAGATCGAAAAAGAAAAGCGTTTTCCTAAATCAGATTTGCCAATCAATCTGACCGAAGAAAAACAACAATCAATAGAACCGCAAATTCAGTTTTTGTATAAATGTATTGCTGAATTGCCGGAAACGGAACGTATTATTATTTCGCTTGAACTTGAGGATATCAAACAAGCTGAAATCGCAAAAATCGTGGGACTTTCGGAAGCGAATACCCGAGTGAAGATTCACAGAATAAAAGAAAAATTGACTCAAAAATTTAAAGAAAATGGACAATAATATAGATTTTAAAGATTTATGGAAAAAGCAAGCCATAAATCAGTCCGATATGCAAGACGTGCTTGGGCGTTTAAAGAAATTTAAAAATGCAAGTCTTCGAAGTTTCTGGATTTTGAATATTTTACTTTTTGTAACCAGCGCTTTTAATCTTTTTGTCTGGTATTACTATCAGCCGAAATTTGTTTCTTCTAAAATTGGAATTACCTTAATGGTACTCACAATGATGATTTATTTATTTGTGCATAATAAACTATTGAGTAATTATAAGAACATCGAAACCACACAAACCAATCAAGAATATTTGCAAAAACTCATTTTAATAAAAAAGAAGCAGCAGTTTTTACAAACTAAAATGATCAGTTTTTACTTTATCGCACTTACGACAGCAATTTGTTTGTATATGTATGAATATGCGGTTAGAATGTCGCTTTTGGGTATGAGCCTGACTTATGGTATAACTTTGTCGTGGATTGCATTTAATTGGTTTTATCTGCGTCCAAAAAAAATAAAAAAACAGCAATCCAAATTAGACAGTCTGATTGAAAAGTTTGAAGATATCAATAATCAACTCTTATAAATTCCAATATTTAAACTTATATAAAAATTCCAAATTCCAATTACTGTAGGGATTTGGAATTTTTTCATTTATAGTTTTAGTGAAATTCTTAATTAATATCTAAAATTGGATGTCATTTTGGCATTTTAGAGAAATGGTTCGTAAATTGCTATTTCTCTAAAAGATGTTAAAGGCTTGTTTTTAAACACCTTTTAGACTATTTAAGTAAATAACAATTAAAAATATAAAGATATGGGAATGGGATATTTAATTATTGCTGGAGCTATAATGTTGTTTAGTTGGCTGGTAAGTTCACAGCTAAAAAGCAAATTCGAATTGTATTCTAAATTGCAATTAAGAAACGGAATGAGCGGTGCAGAAATTGCCGAAAAAATGTTAGCGGACAATGGTATTACTGATGTTCGCGTTATCTCGACTCCGGGACAATTGACGGATCATTATAATCCAAGTGATAAAACGGTGAATTTGAGCGAAGCAGTTTATAATCATCGTAATGCGGCGGCAGCAGCTGTTGCGGCTCATGAATGTGGTCACGCTGTGCAGCATTCTGTAGGTTATGAATGGCTGACGATGCGTTCGAAATTGGTTCCAATTGTAAGTGTTGCATCAAATTTTATGCAATGGATCTTGTTAGCAGGAATTCTAATGATTCAGGTATTTCCTCAATTATTGTTAATAGGAATCGTGCTTTTTGCAGTAACAACTTTGTTTTCGATTGTAACTTTGCCTGTAGAATACGATGCAAGTAATCGTGCTTTGGCTTGGTTGGAAAATAAACACATGTTAACACAAGAAGAACAAGCGGGGGCAAAAGACGCTCTTAAATGGGCTGCAAGAACTTATCTTGTTGCGGCTATCGGATCAATTGCAACGTTGTTGTACTATATTTCGATTTACGCAGGAAGTAATAATAGAAGAGATTAATTCTTTTAATGTGTTAATTAGATAATTAGTCAATTAGATAATTTATAGCAAACCCGACAGGTTTTTAAAATCTGTCGGGTTTTTGCTATTTATAGTAATTAGACAATTGTTTATATATGGATTTTTGAAAGTTATGTAATGAGAGACATTCTTACATTTAACAATTTACATATTTCAAGCAAATTATCTAATTATCAAATTGGCACATTATCTAATTTATAATTGAATTTGTCTGTCAATCTGTTGATCTAACGAAATAAACGTCTCCGTTCTGGAAACACCTTCTATTGCTTGAATTTTAGTGTTTAAAAGCTGCATTAAATGTTCGTTGTCACGACAAATGATTTTTATCAAAACTGACCAGTTTCCTGTAGTATAATGACATTCCAGAACTTCGGGGATTTTCTTTAAATCTTTTACAGCTTCAGAGTTTCGGGAAGCTTTGTCAAGGTAAACGCCAATAAACGCCATTGTGTTATAACCAAGAACTTTTGGGTTTACTGTAAATTTTGATCCTGAAATTACGCCGGATTGTTCCAGTTTTTTTAAACGCTGATGAATTGCAGCTCCGGAAATGCCTATTTTGTTGGCGATTTGTAAAATAGGTTTTCGGGCATCGTCCATTAAGTAACGAAGAATTTCTTTGTCGATACCGTCGATTTCAATTAAAAGGGAGTTGATTTTCATAAGAGTTGTAATTTGAAACTAATTTTAGTGATTTGGTTTTAGTTAGAAACCAAATATACTCAAAATGCTGTGAAAAAGAAAATTACAATTCTTGAAATTCCAAATTCCAGCTGTTAAGCAAGAATTGGAGTTTTGTGATCTTTTATTTTGTAGCCCGCGGTTTCAACCGTGGGTATGTGTGTTGTGTAGGATTTCATTTAAAAAGAAAAATTCCAAATCCCAACCGATTAAAGTTGAAATTTGGAATTTCTAAATTGTTATTTCTTAAGGCTTATTTTCCTTTGTTTGCTTCGGCGATGTATTTTTCTAAAGCCATTGTCATAGAAGGCGTTTCAGGAGTTGGAGCAAGAATATCAATTCTTAAACCATAATCCAAAGCTTCTTTTTGAGTTGTGCTTCCAAAAACAGCAATTCTGGTTTCATTTTGTTTAAAATCAGGGAAGTTTTTAAACAATGATTTTATTCCAGTTGGGCTAAAAAATGCTAAAACATCATAATAAACATCTGCAAGATCAGATAAGTCGCTCATTACAGTTTTGTAAAATACGGCTTGTGTCCAATCTACCTTTAAGTTGTTTAAGGTAACAGGCGCATCTGCATTTAATTGATCAGATGCCGGAAGTAAGAATTTTTCGTCTTTGTACTTTTTTATCAATGGAGATAAATCAGCAAAGTCTTTTGCTCCCACATAAATTTTACGCTTTCTGTACACTACATACTTTTGCAAGTAAAATGCAACTGCTTCTGATTGGCAGAAATACTTCAATCCTTCAGGGACTTTATAACGCATTTCATCAGCTACTCTAAAAAAATGATCCACCGCATTACGGCTCGTCAAAATTATCGCAGTATAATGATTAAGATCGATTTTTTGCAACCTAATCTCTTTTGCATTAACCCCTTCCACATGAATAAATGGTCTGAAATCAATTTTTATTTTGTGTTTTTGTTGGAGCTCAAAGTAAGGAGAATTCTCCACTTTAGGTTCAGGCTGTGACACCAAAATTGTTTTCACTTTCATATTATAAACATTTTCTAAGCACTCCCTTTTGTAATCCAATAATAAAGAAAATAATAAGGGGCTATTTCAAGAGCGCAAAGATATAAAATAAAATAAAATAACTTACCGATTATTGCGTTTTGATACGTTTTTATTGAAATAAAATACGAGTAGAGACTAATACACAGCGAAATACCTATGATAACGAGGGGTATAGTTTTTGGAATATTGTCATAATAGAACAAAACAGCATTAATAGGAAGGATTAAAATGCCAATATATGTTCGATATGTTACTTTTTGTAAGTTAAAAAGCTCCATAAATTCGTCGATGTTGAATGAAGCTGCAACAATTTTCTCGATTAAATACTTTGCAAGAATGAAATAAAGTAAAAAAGTGGCGATCTGAACAAATAGAATCCAATCTGTTTTTAATACACCGTAAGTTCCGGTTTTGGCATCTTGTGAAAAGATATGCATTGTAAGCTGAATGAAAAATGCATACGAAATGATTTGTACAAAAAACAAACCAACTGTAAAACTGCTTTTCAAATGATTATTGTCACGATAAATTTTTGCGTATTTATCTGAGAAAATAAGCTTACTGAATTCGCTAAATCTAGTTTCATAAGCTGATTTAGTCATAGCAACAATGGCAAAAGTCAACACAAATAAAAATGTTGCCCAGTCTTTGTTCTCTAGTATTCGGGGGTGAAGGTGTTCAATCATAACGATCACAAAATTAGTAATTTTTTGTATCAATACTTTTATTATATATTTATTATGAATCAAATGCCATAAAAAGTTTACTTTTGCGGTGAAATTACCCAAGAAAAATGAATGATTGTATTGTCATAATTCCCACTTATAACGAAATTGAAAACATTGAAAGTATAGTTAGAGCTGTACTATCGCAACATAAGTCTTTTCATCTTTTGATAATCGATGATAATTCGCCTGATCACACTGCTAATAAGGTGATTGCATTACAGGAGGAATTTCCTGAAAGATTATTTTTAGAGCAAAGAGCCAAAAAAGCTGGTTTAGGAACCGCTTATGTTCATGGATTTAAATGGGCATTAGAACGCAAATATGAATTTATTTTCGAGATGGATGCTGATTTTTCACACAACCCCAATGATCTTGAAAAATTGTTTGACGCCTGTCATTTTGGAGGCGCAGATTTAGCTATTGGATCTCGTTATGTTACCGGTGTAAATGTTGTAAACTGGCCGTTAAGCCGAGTTTTAATGTCTTATTTTGCATCAGTTTATGTGAAATTTATAACCGGAATGAAAATTCATGATGCCACAGCCGGTTTTGTTTGTTATAAAAGAGAAGTATTAGAAAAGATTAATCTCAACAAAATTAAGTTTGTTGGATATGCCTTCCAAATCGAAATGAAGTACAGGACTTATTGCGGAGGTTTTGAAATTAAAGAGGTTCCAATTATCTTTACAGATAGAACAAAAGGAGTTTCAAAAATGAGCAATGCCATTATTAAGGAAGCAATTCTCGGTGTGATTTCACTTAGATTAAAAAAATTAGTCAATACATTATAATACCACGATAATGAACAGGATTTTAATAAAGAATGCCAAAATTGTAAACGAAGGATCTATTTTTGAAGGTGATGTTTTGATTGAAAACGACTTAATCGTTGAAATTTCAGATAGCATTAGCTTAAAAACATCCGATTGTATTGTTATTGATGCCGAAGGAAATTATTTAATGCCTGGCGCAATTGATGATCAGGTACATTTTAGAGAACCGGGATTAACGCACAAAGGCGATATTGAATCAGAATCTCGTGCAGCTGTTGCCGGAGGAATTACTTCTTTTATCGAGCAGCCAAACACGGTTCCAAATGCGGTTACTCAGGAAATTCTTGAAGATAAATATCAAATTGCAGCGGTAAAATCATTTGCGAATTATTCGTTTATGATGGGCGCAACAAATGATAATCTTGAAGAAGTTTTAAAAACTAATCCTAAGAATGTTGCCGGAATAAAAATCTTTCTAGGTTCTTCGACAGGAAATATGTTGGTTGATAATGAAGCAACTTTAGAAAGAATATTTTCAAGCACGCCAATGTTAATTGCAGTTCATTGTGAAGATGAAACTACGATTCAAAATAATCTTGCAATCTATAAAGAGCAATATGGAGATGATGTTCCGGTAACGGCACACCATTTAATTCGTAGTGCCGAAGCTTGTTATATTTCGTCTTCAAAAGCAGTAGCTTTAGCTAAAAAAACCGGAGCTCGTTTGCATATTTTTCATCTTTCTACAGCGAAAGAGATGGAATTGTTTACGAATAAAATTCCATTAGAAGATAAAAAAATTACTGCTGAGGTTTGTGTTCACCATCTTTGGTTTACCGATGAAGATTATAAAACAAAAGGAAATTTCATTAAATGGAATCCTGCTGTAAAAACGGCTGATGACAGAGCTGAACTTTGGAAAGCCTTAAATGATGGTCGAATTGATGTAATTGCTACAGATCATGCGCCACATACTAAGGAAGAAAAAATGCAGTCCTATTTGAATGCTCCGTCTGGAGGTCCGCTTGTGCAACATGCTGTTGTGGCAATGTTTGAAGCGCACCATCAAGGAAAAATTACGGTAGAGAAAATAGTGGAGAAAATGTGCCACAATCCTGCTAAAATCTTTAAAATTGAAAAAAGAGGTTTTGTTAAGGAAGGTTATTTTGCTGATTTAGTGATTGTAAATCCAAGTTTGCCTTGGAGCGTGAAGCAAGAAAATATTCTGGCAAAATGCGGTTGGTCCCCATTTGAAAATTTTACCTTTAAATCAAGAATTACACATACTTTTGTAAATGGTGAATTGGTTTATAATAACTTTAAAGTAAAAGATATTCGTCCGGGAAAAAGATTATTATTTGATAGATAAAAAACTGAAATGAAAAAATGTATTCTGATAGTATTGGTTTTGTTCCTTTCTGTAAGTTGTAAAAAAGAGGTGGTAAAGCAACCTGCAAAACTTATTGATAGAGGAAAGATGATTGATATTATGTATGATTTGTCTCTTTTGGAAGCTATTAAATATCAAAATCCGATGTCTGTAGATTCAAATGAAACAAATCCGACTAAGTTTATTCTTCAAAAATATAAAGTAGATAGTTTGCAGTTTGCTCAAAACAATATGTATTACGCTGCAGATTATGAGAGCTACAAAGATATGTTTGATGAAATTAGCAAACGATTGGCAAAGAATCAAAGAGCAACAGATTCTCTGGTGAAAATTGATGAAAAGAAAGAGGCTAAAATAAAGAAAGAAGAGGCAAAAAAAGACGTAAAACAAACTCTTAAGCCTTCTGATGAAAAGTCTGCAAATAAAGTAAATACCGATTCTATCAGAAGAATGATAAATTTGAATAAGAAAAAATAATTTACAACTTCGAAACTTCTTGTATATATCGATGTATATCTGAAAAAACCGTTCCTTCTAGGGCGGTTTTTATTTTTTCATTAGAATATAAATTCTTGGAATAAGAAGCTTTTGCGGTTGCTTTGGTAATGCTTCTTTTCTGGAAAAATAGAGTCGAAAATATTCCGTCAGCAATCCAAAGGAAATTCATTAGGAATGGTTTTGCGTGAATCGTAGGTTTCTTAACTTTTAGAGTATCTGCAATTGTGTTTAAAATATCTCTGAAAACAATATTGTCAGCAATCAATGTAAAACGCTCGTTTCTAATGTCGCTTTTCATCAAGTCTCGGGCTATTTTTACAACATCATTTACTGCTATAAAGCCAGTGTTTCCTAAAGTATAAAAAGAAAGTCCGTTGGCTACTTTTGAATATAGTTCTGCACTTCCGTGGATGTCATTTTTGTCTTTAGGAATTGGTCCTAAAATTACGCCTGGATTTATAATTATAATATCTAATCCTTCCTGAACGGCGCGCCAAACTTCCATTTCAGCGCCATATTTAGAAATCGCATAATCGCTGTGAGGTTTCTCCGGATTCCAATCTGTTTCTTCGGTTATATAAGCTTCATGTGGCGCTAAATCTCCTAAAGCGGCGATCGAACTTACAAAGCAAAATTTCTTTATGCCTTTAGCCAAAGAAAAATTGACCATATTGGCTGTTCCTTCAATATTGGTTTTTCGAAGTGAATCTTCATTTTTTGGGTCAAATGAAATTAAAGCGGCACAATGATAAACATATTCGATATCAATAAAAGCAATTTCCAGAGAAGGAATGTCTAGAATATCGGCTTCAAGCCAATGGATTTTTTCGAATAGATCAGCTTTTTTGTACAATTCAAAAACTGATTTGGCCTTTTGGATCGTATTTGAATTTCGGTAAATAGCCCGAACGTTTTCTCCATTTTCAATTAAATGAAGCAATAAATGTGCGCCTACTAAACCTGTACCTCCAGTTACTAATACCATTTTGTAAATATACTATTTTGGTTCAAAGGTTCAAAGGTTTTTATAAAGGTTCAAAGGTTCAGAGTGGCAAAGGTTCAAAGTTTTTGTTTTTTGATAGTGCTTTTTGATCTTGATATTGTCATTGCTTTTTGATTTTGATATTGACATTGATTACATTTGCACAAATTATTTTAAAAATGAAGAATCTAGTTGAAGAATTAAAGTGGCGCGGGTTGTACCATGATAGCATGCCCGGAACGGAAGAACAATTGCTTAAAGAAGTGACTACGGCGTATATTGGTTTTGATCCAACGGCAGATTCTCTTCATATTGGTAGTATGGTTCAGATTATTTTATTGGTTCACTTAAACAGAACTGGCCATAAAGCGATTGCTTTGGTTGGTGGTGCTACCGGAATGATTGGTGATCCATCTGGAAAATCTGATGAGAGAAATTTGTTGAACGAAGAAACTTTGGCTAAAAACGTTGCCGGAATAAAAAGTGTTCTGTCACGTTTCTTAGACTTTAATTCAAACGAAGCAAATGCTCCGGTAATGGTAAATAACTATGACTGGATGAAAGAGTTTTCGTTTATTGATTTTGCTC is a window encoding:
- a CDS encoding DUF4296 domain-containing protein — its product is MKKCILIVLVLFLSVSCKKEVVKQPAKLIDRGKMIDIMYDLSLLEAIKYQNPMSVDSNETNPTKFILQKYKVDSLQFAQNNMYYAADYESYKDMFDEISKRLAKNQRATDSLVKIDEKKEAKIKKEEAKKDVKQTLKPSDEKSANKVNTDSIRRMINLNKKK
- a CDS encoding dihydroorotase yields the protein MNRILIKNAKIVNEGSIFEGDVLIENDLIVEISDSISLKTSDCIVIDAEGNYLMPGAIDDQVHFREPGLTHKGDIESESRAAVAGGITSFIEQPNTVPNAVTQEILEDKYQIAAVKSFANYSFMMGATNDNLEEVLKTNPKNVAGIKIFLGSSTGNMLVDNEATLERIFSSTPMLIAVHCEDETTIQNNLAIYKEQYGDDVPVTAHHLIRSAEACYISSSKAVALAKKTGARLHIFHLSTAKEMELFTNKIPLEDKKITAEVCVHHLWFTDEDYKTKGNFIKWNPAVKTADDRAELWKALNDGRIDVIATDHAPHTKEEKMQSYLNAPSGGPLVQHAVVAMFEAHHQGKITVEKIVEKMCHNPAKIFKIEKRGFVKEGYFADLVIVNPSLPWSVKQENILAKCGWSPFENFTFKSRITHTFVNGELVYNNFKVKDIRPGKRLLFDR
- a CDS encoding polyprenol monophosphomannose synthase gives rise to the protein MNDCIVIIPTYNEIENIESIVRAVLSQHKSFHLLIIDDNSPDHTANKVIALQEEFPERLFLEQRAKKAGLGTAYVHGFKWALERKYEFIFEMDADFSHNPNDLEKLFDACHFGGADLAIGSRYVTGVNVVNWPLSRVLMSYFASVYVKFITGMKIHDATAGFVCYKREVLEKINLNKIKFVGYAFQIEMKYRTYCGGFEIKEVPIIFTDRTKGVSKMSNAIIKEAILGVISLRLKKLVNTL
- a CDS encoding DUF4271 domain-containing protein; this translates as MIEHLHPRILENKDWATFLFVLTFAIVAMTKSAYETRFSEFSKLIFSDKYAKIYRDNNHLKSSFTVGLFFVQIISYAFFIQLTMHIFSQDAKTGTYGVLKTDWILFVQIATFLLYFILAKYLIEKIVAASFNIDEFMELFNLQKVTYRTYIGILILPINAVLFYYDNIPKTIPLVIIGISLCISLYSYFISIKTYQNAIIGKLFYFILYLCALEIAPYYFLYYWITKGSA
- a CDS encoding NAD-dependent epimerase/dehydratase family protein, with amino-acid sequence MVLVTGGTGLVGAHLLLHLIENGENVRAIYRNSNTIQKAKSVFELYKKADLFEKIHWLEADILDIPSLEIAFIDIEYVYHCAALISFDPKNEDSLRKTNIEGTANMVNFSLAKGIKKFCFVSSIAALGDLAPHEAYITEETDWNPEKPHSDYAISKYGAEMEVWRAVQEGLDIIIINPGVILGPIPKDKNDIHGSAELYSKVANGLSFYTLGNTGFIAVNDVVKIARDLMKSDIRNERFTLIADNIVFRDILNTIADTLKVKKPTIHAKPFLMNFLWIADGIFSTLFFQKRSITKATAKASYSKNLYSNEKIKTALEGTVFSDIHRYIQEVSKL